In one window of Arachis ipaensis cultivar K30076 chromosome B06, Araip1.1, whole genome shotgun sequence DNA:
- the LOC107604835 gene encoding GLABROUS1 enhancer-binding protein-like isoform X2, whose product MGKPKHVAPPEDSDDESQVPKPQLEQEDSSEEEDEATSSEEDEDTDEGEDERDKHVLLPRKPQPQVVSKPSSSSSEDDSESEPEPEPEPEPEPEPEPEALLKNAKPSSKLKSPPSSAVSQAKSGSKRAAKNSIDHSNQTKRGKKAQEDHAASDEEDPKKSRDESKSLFQRVFSEKDEIGILKGLAEFNAKTGKEPYKCAEEFYDFLKGSNLIGSNASCNQLKDKIHRLKKKFENNLAKEKNGKGTTLKPHELEAFQLGKNVWGHDGRGGKTVRNEASKKDKAGKSTPKKAMKSEPLDSRMSELSGTSLALTSMLKYDGTFGKPYGEDYIRRGIELLGVSKREEIEDKWRKFEDAENKLYAEIAEFYAEQAKLLCQANSSSSS is encoded by the exons ATGGGGAAGCCGAAGCATGTCGCTCCTCCCGAAGACTCTGACGACGAATCGCAGGTTCCAAAGCCTCAGCTCGAACAAGAAGATAGCAGCGAGGAAGAGGATGAAGCAACTTCATCTGAGGAAGACGAAGACACCGATGAAGGCGAAGATGAACGTGACAAGCACGTGCTGCTTCCCAGGAAGCCTCAACCGCAAGTGGTTTCCAAACCCTCGTCTTCTTCTTCTGAAGACGATTCGGAGTCGGAGCCAGAGCCAGAGCCGGAACCGGAGCCGGAGCCTGAGCCCGAGCCCGAGGCTCTATTGAAAAACGCGAAACCCTCTTCAAAGTTGAAGTCTCCACCTTCGTCTGCTGTGAGTCAAGCCAAATCCGGGTCGAAGCGCGCAGCGAAGAACAGTATCGATCACTCGAACCAAACAAAACGTGGGAAGAAGGCACAGGAGGATCACGCGGCCTCTGATGAAGAGGATCCGAAGAAATCACGTGACGAGTCCAAATCCCTCTTTCAGAGGGTTTTCAGCGAGAAAGATGAGATAGGTATCTTGAAAGGCCTGGCTGAGTTCAACGCAAAAACAGGGAAGGAACCCTATAAATGCGCTGAAGAATTTTACGATTTTTTGAAGGGATCGAATTTGATTGGGTCAAATGCATCATGCAACCAATTGAAGGATAAGATCCACCGGCTGAAGAAGAAGTTTGAGAACAACCTAGCCAAAGAGAAGAACGGCAAGGGGACAACTTTAAAGCCGCACGAGTTGGAAGCATTTCAGTTGGGAAAGAATGTTTGGGGCCACGATGGCCGTGGCGGTAAAACGGTGCGCAACGAAGCTTCGAAAAAGGATAAGGCTGGGAAGAGTACCCCCAAGAAGGCG ATGAAATCTGAACCTTTGGATTCAAGGATGAGTGAATTGTCTGGGACTAGTTTAGCTTTGACTTCAATGTTGAAATACGATGGGACTTTTGGTAAGCCTTACGGTGAAGACTATATTAGAAGGGGAATAGAGTTGCTTGGAGTCTCAAAGAGGGAAGAGATCGAGGATAAGTGGAGAAAGTTCGAAGATGCTGAAAATAAATTGTATGCGGAGATAGCTGAATTCTATGCGGAACAGGCTAAGTTACTATGTCAAGCAAATAGCTCCTCGTCCTCCTAG
- the LOC107604835 gene encoding GLABROUS1 enhancer-binding protein-like isoform X1 — MGKPKHVAPPEDSDDESQVPKPQLEQEDSSEEEDEATSSEEDEDTDEGEDERDKHVLLPRKPQPQVVSKPSSSSSEDDSESEPEPEPEPEPEPEPEPEALLKNAKPSSKLKSPPSSAVSQAKSGSKRAAKNSIDHSNQTKRGKKAQEDHAASDEEDPKKSRDESKSLFQRVFSEKDEIGILKGLAEFNAKTGKEPYKCAEEFYDFLKGSNLIGSNASCNQLKDKIHRLKKKFENNLAKEKNGKGTTLKPHELEAFQLGKNVWGHDGRGGKTVRNEASKKDKAGKSTPKKAPVPHSNEKAEAKSKMKSEPLDSRMSELSGTSLALTSMLKYDGTFGKPYGEDYIRRGIELLGVSKREEIEDKWRKFEDAENKLYAEIAEFYAEQAKLLCQANSSSSS; from the coding sequence ATGGGGAAGCCGAAGCATGTCGCTCCTCCCGAAGACTCTGACGACGAATCGCAGGTTCCAAAGCCTCAGCTCGAACAAGAAGATAGCAGCGAGGAAGAGGATGAAGCAACTTCATCTGAGGAAGACGAAGACACCGATGAAGGCGAAGATGAACGTGACAAGCACGTGCTGCTTCCCAGGAAGCCTCAACCGCAAGTGGTTTCCAAACCCTCGTCTTCTTCTTCTGAAGACGATTCGGAGTCGGAGCCAGAGCCAGAGCCGGAACCGGAGCCGGAGCCTGAGCCCGAGCCCGAGGCTCTATTGAAAAACGCGAAACCCTCTTCAAAGTTGAAGTCTCCACCTTCGTCTGCTGTGAGTCAAGCCAAATCCGGGTCGAAGCGCGCAGCGAAGAACAGTATCGATCACTCGAACCAAACAAAACGTGGGAAGAAGGCACAGGAGGATCACGCGGCCTCTGATGAAGAGGATCCGAAGAAATCACGTGACGAGTCCAAATCCCTCTTTCAGAGGGTTTTCAGCGAGAAAGATGAGATAGGTATCTTGAAAGGCCTGGCTGAGTTCAACGCAAAAACAGGGAAGGAACCCTATAAATGCGCTGAAGAATTTTACGATTTTTTGAAGGGATCGAATTTGATTGGGTCAAATGCATCATGCAACCAATTGAAGGATAAGATCCACCGGCTGAAGAAGAAGTTTGAGAACAACCTAGCCAAAGAGAAGAACGGCAAGGGGACAACTTTAAAGCCGCACGAGTTGGAAGCATTTCAGTTGGGAAAGAATGTTTGGGGCCACGATGGCCGTGGCGGTAAAACGGTGCGCAACGAAGCTTCGAAAAAGGATAAGGCTGGGAAGAGTACCCCCAAGAAGGCGCCAGTGCCCCATTCAAATGAGAAAGCTGAAGCAAAGTCCAAAATGAAATCTGAACCTTTGGATTCAAGGATGAGTGAATTGTCTGGGACTAGTTTAGCTTTGACTTCAATGTTGAAATACGATGGGACTTTTGGTAAGCCTTACGGTGAAGACTATATTAGAAGGGGAATAGAGTTGCTTGGAGTCTCAAAGAGGGAAGAGATCGAGGATAAGTGGAGAAAGTTCGAAGATGCTGAAAATAAATTGTATGCGGAGATAGCTGAATTCTATGCGGAACAGGCTAAGTTACTATGTCAAGCAAATAGCTCCTCGTCCTCCTAG
- the LOC110263823 gene encoding TANK-binding kinase 1-binding protein 1-like: MGCVRSSEERSLAVWGLGFSSFQREKEKGGVWDGKYGAANPHIHSALSTLKIHSHSRNNQHLPLPTCVNPFLPPSPCADEPLPLTTSQRRRTLPAFTQRRRTLRPSTSSRTAPADTIVAEPAPPPPPPIALFLASRRRGQHPPPSHRVKVRYRASNSGWIALRSLAVLLEKAP, encoded by the exons ATGGGCTGCGTTCGAAGTTCGGAGGAGAGGAGTTTGGCCGTTTGGGGATTAGGGTTCTCCAGTTttcagagagagaaagagaagggtGGGGTCTGGGATGGTAAATACGGGG CCGCCAACCCTCACATTCACTCTGCGCTCTCTACTCTCAAAATCCACTCCCACTCTCGCAACAACCAACACCTCCCACTCCCAACCTGCGTGAACCCCTTCCTCCCACCATCCCCCTGTGCAGACGAACCCCTTCCTCTCACCACCTCCCAGCGCCGCCGAACCCTTCCAGCTTTCACACAGCGCCGCCGAACCCTTCGTCCCAGCACCTCCTCGCGAACAGCACCAGCCGACACCATCGTCGCGGAGCCAGCACCACCCCCGCCGCCACCCATAGCATTGTTTCTGGCCTCACGGAGACGCGGACAACAcccaccacccagccaccgagTCAAAGTCAGATATAGAGCCTCCAATTCAG GTTGGATTGCGTTGAGAAGTTTAGCTGTTTTGTTAGAGAAGGCACCATAA